One genomic window of Gossypium hirsutum isolate 1008001.06 chromosome D11, Gossypium_hirsutum_v2.1, whole genome shotgun sequence includes the following:
- the LOC107910871 gene encoding UDP-glycosyltransferase 83A1-like: protein MGKPHVVVIPYPAQGHVISLMELSQNLAKQGIKINFVNTMFNHKRVLDAFGEKVDENGLSHLLSVPDGLEDGEDRNQLGKLTESLYQVMPTQPKELIHKVNGSNDDKISCVLVYIGMGLALDVAAELGIPMVGLWPAAVLQLAVLLRVPKLIDDGLID, encoded by the coding sequence ATGGGGAAACCACACGTTGTGGTAATCCCTTATCCAGCACAAGGCCATGTTATTTCTCTCATGGAACTCTCCCAAAACTTAGCCAAACAAGGCATTAAAATTAACTTTGTTAACACAATGTTTAATCACAAGAGGGTCCTGGATGCATTCGGCGAGAAGGTGGATGAAAACGGCTTAAGTCATCTACTTTCAGTCCCTGATGGACTGGAAGATGGGGAAGATAGGAATCAGTTAGGGAAGTTAACTGAAAGTTTATACCAGGTTATGCCTACTCAACCCAAGGAACTCATTCATAAGGTTAATGGATCAAATGATGATAAGATTTCATGTGTTTTGGTTTATATTGGCATGGGGTTGGCTCTTGATGTTGCGGCGGAGTTGGGGATTCCTATGGTGGGCTTGTGGCCGGCTGCGGTGCTTCAACTGGCGGTATTGCTTAGGGTGCCCAAACTTATCGATGATGGACTGATAGATTAA
- the LOC107911838 gene encoding uncharacterized protein encodes MAEQAVGKPLNSSSESENGGILEKTPPLQDQKVDENIQEDSGKDLKKTCTPDRLKVPKAFKFPERYRSPTDSMMSPVTKGLLARNRKAGGSLLPPSINQTKIHELRVQDVGLSHN; translated from the exons ATGGCGGAGCAAGCGGTGGGAAAGCCACTTAACAGTTCATCTGAGTCTGAAAATGGTGGAATATTGGAGAAAACCCCGCCACTCCAGGACCAGAAAGTTGATGAGAATATTCAAGAAGATTCAGGCAAAGATTTGAAAAAAACGTGCACCCCTGATAGGCTTAAAGTCCCCAAGGCATTCAAGTTCCCTGAAAG GTATAGAAGTCCAACCGATTCTATGATGTCGCCTGTTACAAAAGGTCTTCTTGCAAGAAACAGGAAAGCTGGAGGTTCACTCTTACCACCTAGTATAAATCAAACTAAG ATCCATGAATTGCGTGTTCAAGATGTTGGTCTTTCTCACAACTGA
- the LOC107910873 gene encoding uncharacterized protein, producing MGNESRMKSTDIQVKPLSRHESSASSSSSSSYSQNLEKSQLNQSSTATEQTPGNGMDAQQTPAVYVPDRIPSSIFSSKPATPTDWSNASNESLFSIHVGNNSFSTDQFLTLYKSGELTKLDEQIIAQCGVLPSLKELDDMAEREDKNIGKKEMPTTGIRTKQVAQDNGYRYGSGNQTHEPKFPAEAHNSPKSSVSCLSDESTLSFAFPVLNGTDGGRLSSVNSYQNNRGFKIQSVKQQQQQVQEEEQEPKQYAEEVKPKAQGTPQNASGRSWFAWFHCCRYP from the exons ATGGGTAATGAAAGCCGCATGAAATCAACAGATATTCAAGTTAAACCTCTTTCAAGGCATGAAAGTTCAGCCTCctcttcttcatcatcttcttATTCTCAGAACCTTGAAAAATCCCAACTCAACCAGTCATCAACAGCTACTGAGCAGACCCCAGGTAATGGAATGGATGCACAACAAACTCCAGCAGTGTACGTACCAGATCGGATACCATCGTCCATTTTCAGTAGCAAACCTGCAACACCAACGGACTGGAGCAATGCTTCAAACGAATCGTTATTCAGCATTCATGTTGGGAATAACAGCTTCTCAACGGATCAATTCCTTACGCTGTATAAATCTGGTGAATTAACCAAGTTGGATGAGCAGATTATTGCCCAATGTGGCGTCTTGCCTTCACTGAAAGAACTAGATGACATGGCGGAAAGGGAAGATAAAAATATAGGCAAGAAAGAAATGCCAACGACAGGGATCAGAACCAAACAAGTTGCACAGGATAATGGCTACAGATATGGCAGTGGAAACCAAACCCATGAACCGAAATTCCCAGCAGAGGCCCATAATTCACCTAAAAGTAGCGTGTCTTGTCTGTCTGATGAGAGCACTCTTTCCTTTGCATTCCCTGT GTTGAATGGAACGGATGGTGGAAGACTGAGTTCAGTAAATAGCTACCAAAACAACCGAGGATTCAAGATACAGTCAGTAAAGCAACAGCAGCAGCAAGTTCAAGAGGAAGAGCAAGAGCCGAAGCAATATGCTGAAGAAGTGAAACCAAAAGCTCAGGGTACTCCCCAAAATGCTTCCGGTCGAAGCTGGTTTGCCTGGTTCCATTGCTGCCGATATCCttga
- the LOC107911836 gene encoding UDP-glycosyltransferase 83A1, with the protein MGKPHIVVIPYPAQGHVIPLMELSQNLAKQGIKISFVNTVFNHKRVLDAFGEKVDKNGLLHLLSVPDGLEDGEDRNQLGKLTESLCQVMPTQLKELIHKVNGSDDDKISCVLADICIGMAIDVAVELGIPTVGFWPAAVLQLAVLLKVPKLIDDGLIDENGTPLMKHKMIQLSPMTPFINPMNLVWLNIDDSPSTQKFMFDFQLRNYKVAETTDWVLCNSSLELELQGFNLVPKALPIGPFLATNRLGNFSGNFWPEDPTCLQWLDQQSPGSVIYVAFGSFTVFDQIQFQELALGLEITERPFLWVVREDITKGKHHNYPKWFNERVGNQCRIVSWAPQAAVLGHSSIACFISHCGWNSTMEGVSNGVPFLCWPYFADQFLNESYISDIWKIGLKLQKDEGGIIRKEEIKSKVEQLVGDENFKTRAIELKQMVTKSVGDGGSSDKVFKNFVQWLKS; encoded by the exons ATGGGGAAACCACACATTGTGGTAATCCCTTATCCAGCACAAGGCCATGTTATTCCTCTCATGGAACTCTCCCAAAACTTAGCCAAACAAGGCATCAAAATCAGCTTTGTTAACACAGTGTTTAATCACAAGAGGGTCCTGGATGCATTCGGCGAGAAGGTGGATAAAAATGGATTACTTCATCTACTTTCAGTCCCCGATGGACTGGAAGATGGGGAAGATAGGAATCAGTTAGGGAAATTAACTGAAAGTTTATGCCAGGTTATGCCTACTCAACTCAAGGAGCTCATTCATAAGGTTAATGGATCAGATGATGATAAGATTTCATGTGTTTTAGCTGATATTTGTATAGGGATGGCTATTGATGTTGCGGTGGAGTTGGGGATTCCTACGGTGGGCTTTTGGCCGGCTGCGGTGCTTCAACTGGCGGTGTTGCTTAAGGTCCCCAAACTTATCGATGATGGACTGATAGATGAAAATG GCACTCCACTCATGAAACATAAGATGATTCAGTTGTCACCAATGACGCCTTTTATAAACCCAATGAATTTGGTATGGCTTAACATTGATGACTCTCCTTCAACCCAAAAATTTATGTTCGATTTTCAACTTAGGAACTACAAAGTTGCCGAAACAACAGATTGGGTACTTTGCAACTCAAGTTTGGAATTAGAGCTTCAAGGGTTCAACTTAGTTCCCAAAGCCTTACCCATAGGCCCATTTTTAGCAACCAATCGGCTTGGAAACTTTTCGGGGAATTTCTGGCCCGAGGATCCAACTTGTTTGCAGTGGCTCGATCAACAATCACCTGGTTCAGTCATATATGTCGCATTTGGTAGTTTCACAGTTTTTGACCAAATCCAGTTTCAAGAGTTAGCTTTGGGGCTTGAAATCACCGAAAGACCATTCCTTTGGGTTGTAAGAGAAGATATTACAAAAGGAAAACACCATAACTACCCTAAATGGTTTAATGAAAGAGTTGGCAATCAATGTAGGATAGTAAGTTGGGCACCACAAGCAGCAGTTTTGGGTCATTCTTCCATTGCATGTTTTATAAGTCATTGTGGGTGGAATTCCACCATGGAAGGTGTAAGCAATGGGGTGCCTTTCTTGTGTTGGCCTTACTTTGCTGATCAGTTCCTGAATGAAAGCTACATTTCTGATATTTGGAAGATTGGATTAAAACTCCAAAAGGATGAAGGAGGTATCAttagaaaagaagaaattaaaagcAAAGTGGAACAATTGGTTGGTgatgaaaatttcaaaacaagAGCTATTGAACTAAAGCAAATGGTTACCAAAAGTGTCGGTGATGGTGGAAGTTCTGATAAGGTATTCAAGAACTTTGTTCAATGGTTGAAATCATAG
- the LOC107911835 gene encoding UDP-glycosyltransferase 83A1: protein MGKPHVVVIPYPAQGHVIPLMELSQNLAKQGIKISFVNTVFNHKRVLDAFGEKVDENGLLHLLSVPDGLEDGEDRNQLGKLTESLCQVMPTQLNELIHKVNGSDDDKISCVLADISMGLALDVAAELGIPTVGFWPTAVLQLAVLLRVPKLIDDGLIDENGTPLMKHKMIQLSPMTPSIHPMNLVWLNIDDSPSTPKFMFDFQLRKYKVVETTDWVLCNSSLELELQGFNLVPKALPIGPFLATNRLGNLSGNFWPEDPTCLQWLDQQSPGSVIYVAFGSFTVFDQIQFQELALGLEITERPFLWVVREDITKGKHHNYPKGFNERVGNQCRIVSWAPQAAVLGHSSIACFISHCGWNSTMEGVSNGVPFLCWPYFADQFLNESYISDIWKLGLKLQKDEGGIIRKEEIKSKVEQLVGDENFKTRAIELKQMVTKSVGDGGSSDKVFKNFVQWLKL, encoded by the exons ATGGGGAAACCACACGTTGTGGTAATCCCTTATCCAGCCCAAGGCCATGTTATTCCTCTCATGGAACTCTCCCAAAACTTAGCCAAACAAGGCATCAAAATCAGCTTTGTTAACACAGTGTTTAATCACAAGAGGGTCCTGGATGCATTCGGCGAGAAGGTGGATGAAAATGGCTTACTTCATCTACTTTCAGTCCCCGATGGACTAGAAGATGGGGAAGATAGGAATCAGTTAGGGAAGTTAACTGAAAGTTTATGCCAGGTTATGCctactcaactcaatgagcttaTTCATAAGGTTAATGGATCAGATGATGATAAGATTTCATGTGTTTTAGCTGATATTAGCATGGGGTTGGCTCTTGATGTTGCGGCGGAGTTGGGGATTCCTACGGTGGGCTTTTGGCCGACTGCGGTGCTTCAACTGGCGGTGTTGCTTAGGGTCCCCAAACTTATTGATGATGGACTGATAGATGAAAATG GCACTCCACTCATGAAACATAAGATGATTCAGTTGTCACCAATGACGCCTTCTATACACCCAATGAATTTGGTATGGCTTAACATTGATGACTCTCCTTCAACCCCaaaatttatgtttgattttCAACTTAGGAAGTACAAAGTTGTTGAAACAACAGACTGGGTACTTTGCAACTCAAGTTTGGAATTAGAGCTTCAAGGGTTCAACTTAGTTCCCAAAGCCTTACCCATAGGCCCATTTTTAGCCACCAATCGGCTCGGAAACTTGTCGGGGAATTTTTGGCCCGAGGATCCAACTTGTTTGCAGTGGCTCGATCAACAGTCACCTGGTTCAGTCATATATGTCGCATTTGGTAGTTTCACAGTTTTTGACCAAATCCAGTTTCAAGAGTTAGCTTTGGGCCTTGAAATCACCGAAAGACCATTCCTTTGGGTTGTAAGAGAAGATATTACAAAAGGAAAACACCATAACTACCCTAAAGGGTTTAATGAAAGAGTTGGCAATCAATGTAGGATAGTAAGTTGGGCACCACAAGCAGCAGTTTTGGGTCATTCTTCCATTGCATGCTTTATAAGTCACTGTGGGTGGAATTCCACCATGGAAGGTGTAAGCAATGGGGTGCCTTTCTTGTGTTGGCCTTACTTTGCTGATCAGTTCCTGAATGAAAGCTACATTTCTGATATTTGGAAGCTTGGATTAAAACTCCAAAAGGATGAAGGAGGTATCAttagaaaagaagaaattaaaagcAAAGTGGAACAATTGGTTGGTgatgaaaatttcaaaacaagAGCTATTGAACTGAAGCAAATGGTTACCAAAAGTGTAGGTGATGGTGGAAGTTCTGATAAGGTATTCAAGAACTTTGTTCAATGGTTGAAATTATAG
- the LOC107911837 gene encoding uncharacterized protein, which yields MEEISDQPIFKNSWEKCRLLAKQDITLLSWLPLMKGVEEAIMFLINILMEAPIGKVVCMGRKMKEMVMGSFSSFISNFYKSKTLKIAQEAQVSDSKSTNQEKGRGWVCLVLFVLLTTGPKGVRCEDIGNPLVPGSTAMDSFLANKYLRGGARHLAAAIDYKVLSHGYRRSNTSGREKVNPYERPHNPEDRYRQGNTGKH from the exons ATGGAAGAGATTTCAGACCAACCAATTTTCAAGAATTCATGGGAGAAATGTAGGCTCTTGGCGAAACAG GATATTACACTGCTTTCCTGGTTGCCATTGATGAAGGGTGTGGAAGAAGCAATCATGTTCCTGATAAACATACTCATGGAGGCTCCCATAGGAAAAGTAGTTTGCATGGGAAGAAAGATGAAGGAGATGGTTATGGGATCCTTTTCAAGCTTCATTTCGAACTTCTATAAGAGCAAAACCTTAAAAATTGCTCAAGAAGCTCAGGTGTCGGACTCAAAATCAACAAATCAAGAGAAAGGCAGAGGATG GGTTTGCCTTGTGCTGTTTGTGTTGCTCACCACTGGACCAAAAGGTGTCAGATGTGAAGATATTGGTAACCCTCTAGTCCCTGGGAGCACTGCAATGGATTCTTTTCTGGCTAACAAATATCTAAGAGGAGGTGCAAGACATCTAGCTGCTGCAATCGACTACAAGGTTTTGTCACATGGGTACCGTCGATCAAATACCTCAGGGCGTGAGAAAGTGAATCCTTATGAGAGACCACATAACCCTGAGGATCGTTATCGTCAAGGTAACACAGGAAAGCACTAG